The proteins below are encoded in one region of Sander vitreus isolate 19-12246 chromosome 24, sanVit1, whole genome shotgun sequence:
- the LOC144512849 gene encoding uncharacterized protein LOC144512849 isoform X1 — MAEEGSVYELEGLEKQLESLLTRYSSDELRANSKLFCSDFCKLVEEYASRWQMPLPQLRILEISLCYFARACTFFPSNCDHVLHTLSSLALSLFELLLFFDQKDFHQEPLKQFTVTFQECHQLALGRLQNVHLLQVERLVRGGGPWAVPALQAILSESNLPQSEVDGCISSEMPVFFELRVHYLLSCERVSEAMALARCCARNPTAGQHLFFLQVYLTWLFKTSQHDRLHKEVAELNGKDAIHIICSLECEEKDELLLALSRAFLSQQLRRGDMYYLCDLVFIWSKLHSRLNTSKNALLGESHQLMLSATNVNSIFPFIRAILQELGEDGIQFCVELCANALGSCLPCDVITKSLIYKTIAGLLPNDLEVCRACALLVFFLERTVEAYKMVYLLYMHPDQEYHVEYSPIRNHVRFETLQVLKKDLYFDPEFWNLIALRTNCLKLMSEKVVSGALEEIMEDKWIPSYCTKEAASRLSTPACQKGSKETAAKKRHHKEDRHHKKDTDTASKRLKMGPGKTRPNVDHTVKKKGNRGSSSSAEPLRRSFWQLDRLQDRHGELKRTTRLSEKNPPKRRIRKPKWLLEDSGNLGENNVLPKMKKHGLKHQKHHGSSVVKRSETGELKNNTKHKPSVNSHLMARKNNRRHQKGFLLGPLKPATPPQVILELSLPDNELMGTFTEDTLNRQRGLPQVLLYRPTVKVPAASQPVKTVQRKEVILRARDAAMFVQQLHCYARRQKGKGNRLNIQGSVSTITRSSVQGSPPKDPHRKLCKKPAAEMKGGIAPRTPAAEVTQSPALETVLQVQTKKTVSRKTFSGGELSKQSAAEMEATSASKTLAATEASAEKLCEESAVEMKVTIASKAAKVTQSPGLDKVSKDQTVKDASKTTTSAADNSQMVVTDNVPPVSNMANISNIGSFEPTSSQSQDVLRDRKQDLKSLSSQAETGRNLVAQEKADIPEVLNISEVDVTDVFPKRSKGYMPCENDPGGGTAVTTNTPTDQDSINNISALTLVTEMVTELAPAAVDLENHKRPAPEDSSATVQRPPETAGSKSTAGRKSTAGNSSQVPHRLRTASSCSVVADVQGKEAGTQDIGPETPENSKLLESEESKLEYCCTFCNKVFKGSRVVAHAMFHYRKDECMFCRTMFKDDLLAMMHLSDHIEKLKRSKESAGNTQENWVSETKDIATPKTSAKAKTTNVSSGCRSSGRTRQSATDGLKLISLPDSTPSGSRKLRSNDKPVDRQSSHEKKQNVSKHLNNKSPVHKVNGHIGKKKRLGRPKKDTVNSEAKQPLAHEELSQVRSNDEAENPRLQKKQDIEMDSSATSVQVDNKLGCFTEDKMKETKSVQVLKTATKHSGKVVEEKNVEPQERVCCPVEGCAWITDLSKNRVALLYHALEDHYGEVKPLELAFRVGNSKCSSCMRVMWSFDHFQHHVERHRLTPRHPCLHQGCTARFKTGMEMRRHARRHSPLQAVCCRPGCSQLFICLWALNLHEREHYASQPTKPDKNTNQQTGDKHDNTPGAKKQPDHRPQDATATTTVNTTMSVKAAHKLRGEALHNSSTGKPVQAPSPTTVGSPLLKERNATKDSHVLKNLSNKDTSTQPTGPNLRLRQTLRKDKVTNTTESHKVISSSSLKHNIKVRHKLKKKQVKVNTKGPKRRGRPPKSKEAVHDENTTSGQNNPAVIEKTAPLASPTKAAETLNVSNESKEEEKSQPVQDGVKSTETSISESKSKKSTIKQMKKKFVKQKGISRTSTAIVTANGLNQSISTTSADNTHKLTADKMKKLHKVKKRSAPKENSSQTASSDSSKSKKHKVTNSKATAKIVKKKCSLKEPESVWKKPAKSTSDVQQVEAKASAGVESCAEEEGKAKTENADSTQSRCGKSVCAVPANSLSVTPRTTSEKTPKVTKEEKSKKSHVKKEGKKEKSSHSVSSDSGKTNKTNKCINKKGDMKTLKERRLCKDASTTSALKKKAKSKSAEQQVEAKAAAKESLPDVEGKAKEGPTDTTHDGSGSIAPAAKSEKPHVAKNSDPSKANKKRKNVHKEGDTKIVRKKCKGQGASSASRTPAKSQTKIQPLAEGTAEVAGSAVGEEGETLEETPQSTIGRAGYAVVTNGQATREDVESTVFKSALEEYSKRPFMRLPPTAYLDEKYITMPKRRKALSFFQSSPRSPPSPQQTYVAAARQRQRCANCFATFNSAEDLQSHLQLQKCSNIFGFDSDDEGNS, encoded by the exons GTTTGGTTCGGGGCGGCGGGCCCTGGGCCGTCCCAGCCCTACAGGCAATCCTCAGTGAGTCCAATTTACCTCAGAGTGAAG TGGATGGGTGCATCAGCTCCGAGATGCCGGTGTTCTTTGAGCTCCGGGTGCACTACCTGTTATCCTGTGAGCGGGTCAGTGAGGCTATGGCCCTGGCTAGGTGTTGTGCTCGGAATCCCACAGCAGGACAACACTTGTTCTTCCTCCAGGTCTACCTCACGTGgcttttcaaaacttcacagCATGACCGCCTACATAAAGAG GTGGCTGAATTAAATGGTAAAGATGCGATTCACATCATCTGCAGTTTGGAGTGTGAGGAAAAGGACGAGTTGCTACTCGCCCTCAGTAGAGCCTTCCTCTCCCAGCAGCTTCGCAGGGGAGACATGTACTATTTGTG TGATCTTGTCTTCATATGGAGTAAACTTCATAGTCGGTTGAATACATCCAAGAACGCTCTCCTTGGGGAGAGTCATCAGCTGATGCTGTCTGCGACCAATGTCAACTCAATCTTCCCATTCATCAGAGCCATACTGCAAGAG CTGGGTGAAGATGGTATCCAGTTCTGCGTGGAGCTTTGTGCCAATGCTCTGGGGTCTTGCCTTCCCTGCGACGTCATCACAAAGTCCTTAATCTACAAAACGATAGCCGGCCTGCTACCCAATGACCTGGAGGTTTGCCGGGCATGTGCTCTTCTCGTCTTCTTCCTCGAACGCACTGTCGAGGCCTACAAGATGGTGTACCTTCTTTACATGCATCCTGATCAGGAGTACCACGTGGAGTACAGCCCCATCAGAAATCACGTTCGCTTTGAAACCCTGCAG gTCTTGAAGAAGGACTTGTATTTTGACCCAGAGTTTTGGAACCTCATTGCTTTGCGGACCAACTGTTTGAAGCTGATGAGTGAGAAGGTGGTTAGTGGGGCCCTAGAAGAAATCATGGAGGACAAATGGATCCCGAGCTACTGCACCAAAGAAGCTGCTTCCCGATTAAGCACTCCAGCATGTCAGAAAGGAAGTAAGGAGACAGCAGCTAAAAAGCGGCACCATAAAGAGGACAGACATCATAAAAAGGATACTGACACTGCATCCAAGAGATTAAAGATGGGTCCAGGCAAAACGCGGCCTAATGTTGACCACACTGTAAAGAAGAAAGGCAACCGAGGGTCATCATCATCAGCTGAACCTTTGAGGCGTTCATTTTGGCAGCTAGACAGGCTACAGGACAGGCATGGGGAACTTAAACGCACAACACGACTCTCGGAGAAGAACCCACCGAAACGGAGGATTAGAAAACCCAAGTGGCTTCTGGAGGACTCGGGAAATCTTGGAGAGAATAATGTTCTTCCGAAGATGAAAAAGCATGGGTTGAAACATCAAAAGCACCACGGATCCTCTGTCGTAAAGAGGTCTGAAACGGGTGAGCTTAAGaacaatacaaaacacaaacctTCAGTAAACTCTCATTTAATGGCAAGGAAAAACAACCGCAGGCACCAGAAAGGGTTTTTGCTGGGCCCTCTAAAACCAGCCACCCCGCCACAAGTAATTCTTGAGCTCTCCCTACCAGACAATGAACTGATGGGAACGTTTACCGAGGACACTTTGAACAGACAGAGAGGTTTACCTCAAGTGCTTCTTTACAGACCTACGGTGAAGGTTCCTGCCGCATCACAACCCGTGAAGACTGTGCAGCGCAAAGAGGTGATTCTTAGAGCGCGGGATGCAGCTATGTTTGTACAACAGTTGCACTGTTATGCTCGGCGGCAGAAAGGAAAAGGTAATAGGCTGAACATTCAAGGCTCGGTATCAACAATCACACGCTCCTCTGTGCAAGGAAGTCCTCCAAAAGATCCACACAGAAAGCTCTGTAAAAAGCCTGCAGCTGAGATGAAAGGTGGAATTGCCCCTCGGACACCGGCAGCTGAAGTTACACAATCCCCAGCTTTAGAAACAGTCCTTCAAgttcaaactaaaaaaacagTCTCACGAAAGACATTTTCAGGCGGAGAGCTCTCCAAACAGTCTGCTGCAGAGATGGAAGCTACCAGCGCGTCAAAGACATTAGCAGCAACTGAAGCTTCAGCAGAAAAACTCTGTGAAGAGTCTGCTGTTGAGATGAAAGTCACTATTGCCTCAAAAGCGGCTAAAGTGACTCAATCCCCAGGTTTAGATAAGGTCTCCAAAGATCAAACCGTTAAAGACGCTTCAAAAACCACAACTTCAGCTGCGGACAACAGTCAGATGGTAGTTACTGATAACGTCCCTCCAGTCTCAAATATGGCCAACATTTCAAACATTGGATCTTTTGAGCCCACATCCTCGCAGTCTCAAGATGTTCTTAGAGATAGAAAACAAGATCTGAAGTCACTCTCTTCTCAGGCTGAAACAGGCAGAAATCTTGTAGCCCAAGAAAAAGCAGACATCCCAGAAGTGCTCAACATTTCTGAGGTGGATGTCACAGATGTTTTCCCCAAACGCTCAAAAGGATATATGCCTTGTGAAAATGACCCAGGCGGAGGAACAGCGGTCACTACTAATACACCTACAGATCAGGACAGTATAAATAACATATCTGCTCTGACTTTAGTAACAGAAATGGTTACTGAACTTGCACCTGCGGCAGTTGATCTGGAGAATCACAAACGGCCagctccagaggacagttcagcGACAGTTCAGCGACCGCCAGAGACAGCTGGAAGTAAGTCAACAGCTGGAAGGAAATCTACAGCTGGAAATTCCTCACAAGTTCCTCACAGATTGCGCACTGCCTCCAGCTGCTCTGTAGTTGCTGATGTGCAAGGGAAGGAAGCGGGAACTCAGGATATTGGTCCAGAAACACCGGAGAACAGTAAACTACTAGAATCCGAGGAATCCAAGTTGGAGTACTGTTGTACATTCTGTAACAAGGTCTTTAAGGGAAGTCGGGTTGTGGCACATGCTATGTTCCATTATCGTAAAGATGAGTGCATGTTCTGTAGGACGATGTTCAAAGATGACCTCCTGGCCATGATGCACCTTTCTGACCATATTGAGAAGCTAAAGAGGAGCAAAGAGTCAGCTGGTAATACCCAAGAAAACTGGGTCTCTGAGACCAAAGATATCGCCACACCTAAGACCTCTGCCAAAGCTAAGACCACAAACGTGTCTTCTGGGTGCCGTAGCAGTGGGAGAACAAGGCAGTCTGCTACTGACGGTCTTAAATTAATAAGCCTTCCAGATTCAACACCATCTGGCTCCAGAAAGTTAAGATCCAATGACAAGCCAGTGGATCGTCAATCTTCacatgaaaagaaacaaaacgtgTCAAAGCACCTTAATAATAAATCTCCTGTTCACAAGGTAAATGGGCATATCGGCAAGAAGAAAAGGCTCGGCAGACCGAAAAAGGACACCGTGaactcggaagctaagcagccACTTGCACATGAGGAGCTCTCTCAAGTAAGATCAAATGATGAAGCTGAGAATCCCagattgcaaaaaaaacaagatatagAGATGGATTCCTCTGCAACATCAGTACAGGTAGACAACAAGTTGGGCTGTTTCACTGAAGATAAAATGAAGGAGACCAAATCTGTGCAGGTCCTGAAGACGGCCACAAAACACAGTGGGAAAGTTGTCGAGGAGAAAAATGTGGAGCCACAAGAGAGAGTCTGCTGTCCTGTGGAGGGTTGCGCTTGGATTACAGACCTGTCGAAAAACCGCGTCGCACTCCTCTACCATGCTCTTGAAGATCACTACGGCGAAGTCAAACCTTTAGAACTGGCGTTCCGTGTGGGAAACAGCAAATGTAGTAGTTGCATGAGGGTTATGTGGAGTTTCGATCATTTTCAGCACCACGTTGAAAGACACAGACTCACTCCGCGGCATCCCTGCCTTCATCAGGGTTGTACTGCCCGGTTCAAAACTGGAATGGAAATGAGACGCCACGCCAGGAGGCACAGTCCGCTGCAGGCAGTGTGCTGCCGCCCTGGCTGTTCTCAACTATTTATTTGTCTCTGGGCACTGAACCTCCATGAAAGAGAACACTATGCTTCCCAACCCACTAAACCAGACAAGAACACAAATCAGCAAACGGGTGACAAACATGATAACACGCCGGGTGCTAAGAAACAACCAGATCACAGGCCACAAGATGCAACTGCTACCACTACTGTAAATACGACCATGAGTGTAAAGGCTGCTCATAAATTAAGAGGAGAAGCGTTGCATAACTCGTCAACTGGGAAACCTGTTCAGGCTCCTTCTCCCACCACTGTCGGATCACCTCTGTTGAAAGAGAGAAACGCGACCAAGGATTCACACGTCTTAAAGAATCTTTCTAACAAGGACACCTCCACACAGCCCACTGGCCCTAATCTGAGATTAAGGCAAACGTTAAGAAAAGATAAAGTAACAAATACAACCGAAAGTCATAAAGTCATCTCATCGTCGTCGTTAAAACACAATATCAAAGTAAGGCATAAGTTGAAGAAAAAGCAGGTCAAAGTAAACACCAAAGGTCCTAAGAGAAGAGGGCGTCCTCCTAAGTCAAAGGAAGCTGTGCACGATGAAAACACTACTTCTGGTCAAAACAATCCAGCGGTCATAGAAAAAACGGCTCCGCTTGCGAGCCCCACTAAAGCAGCAGAGACCTTGAATGTGAGCAACGagtcaaaagaagaagaaaagagccAGCCGGTCCAAGATGGAGTCAAAAGTACGGAAACGTCAATCAGTGAATCAAAGTCTAAGAAATCAACGATCAAGCAGATGAAGAAGAAATTTGTCAAACAAAAGGGCATTTCTCGTACCTCCACAGCCATTGTGACCGCTAACGgcttaaatcaatcaatcagcaCCACCTcagcagacaacacacacaagttgacAGCTGACAAAATGAAGAAGCTGCATAAAGTGAAAAAACGCTCCGCTCCTAAAGAGAACAGCAGTCAGACGGCTTCTTCAGACTCCAGCAAGTCAAAAAAGCACAAGGTTACAAATAGCAAAGCCACCGCAAAGATTGTTAAGAAAAAATGTTCTCTCAAAGAACCAGAGTCTGTCTGGAAAAAGCCTGCCAAGTCCACATCTGATGTCCAGCAAGTTGAGGCCAAAGCATCGGCAGGAGTAGAAAGTTGTGCTGAggaggagggaaaagcaaagacagaaaacgcaGACTCAACACAAAGCCGCTGTGGTAAATCTGTGTGTGCTGTCCCGGCTAACAGTTTAAGTGTGACACCACGCACCACCTCGGAGAAAACACCGAAGgtaacaaaagaagaaaaatccaAGAAATCACATgtgaaaaaagaaggaaagaaagaaaagagtagTCATAGTGTTTCTTCAGACTCGGGCAAGACTAATAAGACGAACAAATGTATCAATAAAAAAGGGGACATGAAAACGCTCAAGGAAAGGCGGCTGTGCAAAGATGCAAGCACAACCTCTGCTTTGAAAAAGAAAGCCAAGTCTAAATCAGCAGAGCAACAGGTTGAGGCTAAAGCAGCAGCAAAAGAAAGCTTGCCTGATGTGGAAGGAAAAGCAAAAGAAGGACCAACGGATACAACACACGACGGCTCTGGCTCTATCGCCCCTGCCGCCAAATCCGAGAAACCTCACGTCGCGAAAAACTCAGATCCCAGCAAGGCAAATAAGAAGCGCAAGAATGTTCATAAAGAAGGTGACACAAAGATTGTCAGGAAGAAATGCAAAGGCCAGGGTGCTTCATCGGCATCTAGGACGCCCGCAAAGTCCCAAACTAAAATCCAACCGCTCGCTGAGGGGACAGCCGAGGTAGCGGGGAGCGCTGTAGGCGAGGAGGGAGAAACTTTAGAGGAAACGCCACAATCTACAATTGGTAGGGCTGGTTACGCTGTAGTGACGAACGGACAAGCAACAAGGGAGGATGTCGAATCTACAGTGTTTAAGAGCGCTCTGGAAGAGTATAGTAAGAGGCCATTCATGCGCCTGCCGCCTACAGCGTACTTGGATGAGAAGTACATTACCATGCCAAAACGAAGGAAGGCGCTGTCGTTTTTCCAGTCGTCTCCGAGAAGCCCCCCGTCTCCTCAGCAGACCTACGTTGCAGCGGCTCGGCAGAGACAGCGATGCGCCAACTGTTTTGCTACTTTCAACAGTGCCGAGGATCTGCAGAGTCATCTCCAACTGCAGAAGTGCTCAAACATCTTTGGATTTGACTCTGATGACGAGG gcAACAGTTGA